The Magnetococcales bacterium DNA segment CCAATTGCACTGTACGGAGGCGGCTCACCTTTCCATTGATTATGGTATTCACCATTTGCGGCAGAACGGCAGCCATTCGGTGAAGGTGTTCAAAGGCATCCGGGAGCGGGTCGCGGCGGGTGAAACCGTGTGGTTTCGCACAAGCCACTCTTTTCGCGCCATTTCCACCCGACGCTATTATCCGGGAAGGCATCGCCTGGAGGTGCTGATCAATGGCCGGGTGGTATGCGGAGAGGATTTTGTCCTGCAAGAATCCTTTTAATATTTTATCTTTTAAGTATCAAAAAAAGAAAATGTTCTATCCTTTGATTTTATCATTTATAAATAATCTTTATAACTGAAAACAGAAAAAGTCAACTGACAGAACATTTCCTTTTTTTGATACTTAAAAGATTAACAAATTCGACTGTCTTCTCAATCCCCCGGCTCTTGCCGTGACACCCGTCGGCCCTCCTTGAGTCCGGCGCGATGTTTTTTGCCCTCCAGCCGCTTGAGTTTGGAAGCCAGACTGGGCCGGGTGGCAATACGTGGTTCGGGACGCTCCTGAGCCTTTTCGAGCAACGCCAGCAAACGCTCGATGGCATCCTGCCGGTTGCGCTCCTGGGTGCGAAAACGCTGCGCCTCCAGAATCAACACCCCCTCATCCGTCAATCGCTTCCCCGCCAACATCTCCAGCCTCTCCCTCACCCGTTGCGGCAGGGAGGGGCTGCGGCGCACATCAAAGCGCAACTGCACCGCACTCGATACCTTGTTGACGTTCTGCCCGCCGGGGCCGGAAGCACGCACGAAATCGAGATGGATTTCCCGATAGACAATGGAGGAGAGATCGATCATGGAGCTGTCCGGCGCCTGCATTCATCTGGAATATCAACTGGTAAGAAAATCGTGAGGGCGGGATTCCCTTTGCCGGGGTCCGCCCCCGGAAGAACTCCCCGTCCGGAAAGGGCTCCACCTTCACGGGCGGATTTTCCGGGAATATCACCGCCGAGTCCAGCGAAATCGCGGCGAAATCCCTGCCGGATGGAGCATGCTCCGGTGACGCGGACCCGCAGAGGAGGTCCGGGATGCCGAGGCCGGACAGGGGACTCGGGATCGAACCGAGGGTCCGCAAGAACCGGGCGGAGCGGGGAGACGGCAGGGCGATGCTTCCTGGGCCGGGCTTGCAATCCATCGAATGGGATCCCATATCCAAGTCAGGAGGTGACGACCATGTGGAGCGGACAAACAGCGCTAAACAGACAATCTTGGCTGGGCCAGCAAAGCCGGAACAGGCTCAATAGCCTTTTGATGCTGATCGCCATGGCGGGGATGCCGTTTTCCCTGGGATGGATGTTGGCAGGCTCCGAAGGGGGGCTTTGGAGTCTGATCCTCGTGGCCGTTCTGCACCTTCTGGCCCCAAACCTCCCGCCAGCCTGGGTGATGCGCCTGCATCGGGCCATGCCCCTGGACTACCGTTTTGCCGCCGGATTGCATCACGAACTGTCCCGAATCGCCCGCAAGGCCGGGTTGCAGTGGCAACCAGAGCTTTACCGGATAGCCTCTCCGGCCCTGAACGCCTTTGCCGTGGGAGAAGACGGCGGGTCGGCCATCGCCGTTACCGAGGGGTTGTTGCGACGCCTTTCCCACCGGGAGTTGGTCGCCGTACTGGCCCATGAGGTCAGCCATATCCGCAATCTGGATACCCGGAGCCTGGCGTTGTCCGAGATCTTTCGACAGGTGACTTCCGCCTTTGCCCTGTTGGGACAGACGCTGCTCATCCTGCTGTCGCTTCTGCTGGCCATGGGTGAGGACCAAGTCATGCTCTATTGGCCGGCGGTGATGCTGTTACTCTTCTCCCCCGTCATCAGCGGATTGCTGCAATTGGCTTTCTCGCGCACTCGCGAGTTTCAGGCCGATCTGGATGCGGCGGCGCTGACCGGGGATCCGGAGGGGCTGGCCTCCGCGCTGTACAAGTTGAATACCGGCGCCAGGGGATTCTTGGGACAACTGTTGCATCCCCGTGGCGCGGAAGGCCGTGATTGGCTGCGCAGTCATCCCGATTCGAAGGAGCGAATCCGCCGGCTTCTGGAATTGGTCCGGCCGGTTCGTTCGTATCAAAGCGCCAATCGTGTCGGGTACAATTCCCCGGTGTTCGGAGTTCCTGCCCCTTACCAGGGCCTGATGCCCAGGGAGATGGACTTCAACTGGCGGCGCAGCCAGTGGTGAAGCGGCGCGGCATGATTCCGCACATGCCACAGGGCGTAGAAATCCAGCGTCGGGCTGGTAAAGGGGCATTCGCACCAGTCCAACCCTTCCATCACCGAATTGGCCGCCAGACCGGGCAGGATCACCACCTGTGCGGTGTCCTGAACGAAATAGCGGACCGTGGCGAAGTTGTTCACCTCCAAGGCTATTCGGCGCTGCCATCCCTGCTCCTCCAGCATGAGATCGACCCCCATCCCGGCCCCTCCCGGAAAACGGATACGCAGGTGCCGGGCCTTGAGAAAGGCCTCCTTGGTGGCGGGCGGCTCCTCGTGTTGGGTCCGATCGTAAAAGACCACGAAACGGTCCTTGAACAGCCATTGCCGCATAAGTGACGGATCATTCCCGGTGACCGGCGAGATGGCCAGGTCGCAACGCC contains these protein-coding regions:
- the arfB gene encoding aminoacyl-tRNA hydrolase, which gives rise to MIDLSSIVYREIHLDFVRASGPGGQNVNKVSSAVQLRFDVRRSPSLPQRVRERLEMLAGKRLTDEGVLILEAQRFRTQERNRQDAIERLLALLEKAQERPEPRIATRPSLASKLKRLEGKKHRAGLKEGRRVSRQEPGD
- a CDS encoding M48 family metalloprotease; this encodes MLIAMAGMPFSLGWMLAGSEGGLWSLILVAVLHLLAPNLPPAWVMRLHRAMPLDYRFAAGLHHELSRIARKAGLQWQPELYRIASPALNAFAVGEDGGSAIAVTEGLLRRLSHRELVAVLAHEVSHIRNLDTRSLALSEIFRQVTSAFALLGQTLLILLSLLLAMGEDQVMLYWPAVMLLLFSPVISGLLQLAFSRTREFQADLDAAALTGDPEGLASALYKLNTGARGFLGQLLHPRGAEGRDWLRSHPDSKERIRRLLELVRPVRSYQSANRVGYNSPVFGVPAPYQGLMPREMDFNWRRSQW
- a CDS encoding LysR family transcriptional regulator, which encodes MREIDHLELHPRTLALLLAVYEEKSVTRGAKRLGLSQSAASHALDRLRELLGDPLFVRCGRVIQPTPRTDRIIPLVREHLAGLKALTMPPEVDLQTLEGSVTIAANDLQMVLILPTLCRQLAASAPGVTIRVIPSAMEAPLLLQEGRCDLAISPVTGNDPSLMRQWLFKDRFVVFYDRTQHEEPPATKEAFLKARHLRIRFPGGAGMGVDLMLEEQGWQRRIALEVNNFATVRYFVQDTAQVVILPGLAANSVMEGLDWCECPFTSPTLDFYALWHVRNHAAPLHHWLRRQLKSISLGIRPW